A part of Vallitalea longa genomic DNA contains:
- the aroF gene encoding 3-deoxy-7-phosphoheptulonate synthase, whose amino-acid sequence MIIVMKPNVNNQDINKVITLVEEHGLKTHLSTGDQITIIGVVGDKSKLLKCNIELLDGVEKIVPVTETYKLANKKFNMTSSVIKVRDVEIGNNNFVIMAGPCAIENEKQIIETAHAIKKSGASILRGGAYKPRTSPYSFQGLEEEGLKYMSKAREETGLPIVCEVTSLKSVETAYKYVDMFQIGARNMQNFYLLKEIGKTNTPVLLKRGLSATIDEWLNAAEYIMSEGNSNVVLCERGIRTFETATRNTLDISAIPIIKQKSHLPIIVDPSHATGKRAYVNPLSKASVAVGADGIMVEVHPNPSVALSDGPQSLPPKEFDALCNELRPFAKLVGKIL is encoded by the coding sequence AACCAAGATATTAATAAAGTCATAACATTAGTTGAAGAACACGGACTCAAGACTCATTTATCCACTGGTGATCAAATTACTATAATTGGTGTGGTTGGTGATAAATCGAAACTATTAAAATGTAATATTGAATTATTGGATGGTGTAGAAAAAATTGTTCCAGTCACAGAAACTTATAAACTAGCTAATAAGAAATTTAACATGACATCATCTGTCATCAAGGTAAGAGATGTTGAAATAGGTAATAATAATTTCGTAATCATGGCTGGACCATGCGCTATTGAAAATGAAAAGCAAATAATTGAAACTGCACATGCCATTAAAAAATCTGGTGCATCTATACTAAGAGGAGGTGCTTATAAGCCTAGAACTTCTCCTTACTCATTCCAAGGATTAGAAGAAGAAGGATTGAAGTATATGTCAAAAGCACGTGAAGAAACAGGTTTACCTATAGTATGTGAGGTAACCAGTCTTAAATCTGTAGAAACAGCTTACAAATATGTTGATATGTTTCAAATAGGTGCGAGAAATATGCAGAATTTCTATCTCTTGAAAGAAATCGGTAAAACCAATACTCCAGTTCTACTAAAAAGAGGTTTATCAGCAACCATTGATGAATGGCTTAATGCAGCAGAATATATAATGAGTGAAGGTAATTCGAATGTCGTTTTATGTGAAAGAGGAATCAGAACTTTTGAAACAGCTACAAGAAATACTCTTGACATAAGTGCAATACCTATTATCAAGCAAAAGAGTCACTTGCCTATAATTGTAGACCCTAGTCATGCTACTGGAAAAAGAGCATATGTTAATCCTTTATCTAAAGCTTCTGTAGCTGTAGGTGCTGATGGTATCATGGTAGAAGTTCACCCTAATCCTTCAGTAGCTTTATCAGATGGTCCTCAATCATTACCTCCAAAAGAATTTGATGCATTATGTAATGAATTAAGACCTTTTGCAAAACTTGTTGGGAAAATACTATAA